The stretch of DNA GCGCTTGGCGAGCGATCACCTGCCGTTGTTCGTGGATTTCGAGTTGGAGTAGTGCCGGGGAATCTGCGGGCGAACTGGTTGCGCACTGAGCCGCCGATGTCTGGACGGCGGTTATCCGGACTACCGCTTTGACAGGTTCGCACCTGTCACCGGAACCGCATTTCCGCGGTGTGTTTGGCTGCTCGTAACCGGGGTGGGGTTCTGCTGCCTGGATGCCGGCCTTATGGGGCACCCACGGGTGGCGGGGGGTACGGGGACATGGGCGCAGACCCCATGGACCAGGGCTGTTCAAGGGGGCTACTCGGACCACCGATGCTCACCCCCGGGACAAGTGTTTCCTCGGAACGGACCGTCGCATGGCCGCAGCACGGACATCAACGGAAATCTCGGCCCGCGCGCTGCGGGCTGTTCGGGCACTTTGGAGTGGCGTACTGCCCGAGGCCCTTGGGCTGTGCTTTGTGGCCACCATTCTGGGTAGCTTCGCAGCCGCCTATGTGCTGACGGACTACGGGTGGCAACAGCGCGTGGCTATCCAGGAGCAGGCCCACGCACAAACCGCAGCCCAGAGCTTGGCTTTAGCGCTGGCGGGATGTGAGAACGAAGGTACCCAAGCGGTTCTTTGGCAGAATCTGAACCGCTTGCCGGGGCTGCGGGCAGTGCGGTGGATGGATGGCAGCGGCAGTGTCCGGGCAACCTACCCACCGGGCCTGCCGGTAGTCGGAGCGCTGCCGGGAGCGGCTGGTGCGCAGCACAACGTAACCGCAGAGGCGCCGGTGCGCGACGCGCGTGGCGCGCTGGCGGGCAAAGTGCAGGTTGTTTTCGCCGCTGGCAATCCCTTGGGGTGGCAGAATCACCTCTGGTGGACATGGAGCGGGACTGCGACCGCAGCACTGTTGGCCTTCCTGCTGGTCTATTCGCTGCTGCGACGGCATTTGCGGCCGATCGGGGCGATCGAGCGGACCCTGCAACGGCGGGCGGATGGAGTGGAGCGGGGTCTCACGACGTTGCTTTTGAGCGATGCGCTGGGGCCGGTGGCGCGCGGCTGGAATGCGTTGATTGCGGAGCACCTGGCTTTGCAGCAACAGGTCCAACAGGCGACTGCGAGCGGTCCGCACGGTGATGTGGCGGCGCGGTTTGAGAGTGCAATCTTCCGGCAGGTTGTCGAGCGGCTGCCGTTCGGTGTGCTGTGTGTGGGAGATCTGGGCGAGGTCAAGTTCGCGAACGCGACCGCGGGCGCATTGCTGGGCCGCCCGATCGATGAACTGGTCGGGTCACCAGCGCGGAAGGTGATCGACAACCTCGCGATCGTACAGGCGGTGGCCACGGTGGCACATGGGCCGCGCAGCGGCGTGGTGCTGGACCACACGGCCAGGTCCGGCGAATCCGAGACGACGCTGCGTTTCCGCATCCTGCCGCTGGGGCCGCAGGTGGCCGGGAGCGAGGCATTGGTCACGATCGAGGATATCAGCCAGTTGCGCGAGGGTGAGCGGGCCCGGGACAATTTCCTGTACCACGTTACGCACGAGCTGCGGACACCCTTGACGAACATCCATGCCTACACGGAGACGCTCACGCAGCCGGACTTCGATGACGAGCAGACGCGCAAGGAGTGCTACAACGTCATCATCAGCGAAACGGAGCGGCTATCGCGGCTGGTGGAGAACATCCTCAGCATCTCACAGCTCGAGGTGGGTACCGCGCGGCTGGACGTGGGCGAGGTGGACCTGGCGCGGCTGGTCCGGCAGATGGTGCAGGACAACCTGGGAGCGGCCGACGAGAAGCGGATCGACCTGACGCTGGCGCTGCCGCCGAAGCTGCCGAAGGTGCGCGGGGACAAGCAGCGGCTCAGCGTACTGCTCAACAACCTGATCGGAAACGCGATCAAGTACACGCCGGCGGGCGGCCAGGTGCAGGTCACCGTCGACCTCGACGAGCGGCACCTCGCGCTGAGTGTCGCGGATAACGGGATCGGGATTGCACCGACTGACCAGGCGCATGTTTTCGACAAGTTCTACCGCGTGACAAGCGATGACGTGCAGGCGATCAGCGGGACGGGGTTGGGGCTGGCCCTGGCGCGCGAGGTGGCGCGCCTGCACGGCGGTGACATCCGGTTGGAGAGCGTGCTGGGGGCCGGATCGAAATTCACGTTCGAGCTGCCATTGCCGCGCGAACAGAAAGAGGTGGCCGTGCGATGAGCAAGATCCTGGTAGCCGAAGACGATCCGCACATCCTGCGACTGATGAGCATGTGGTTGTGTCGCCAGGGGCATGCGGTGGTTGAGGCGCGCAACGGTATGCAGGCGCTCGAACTGCTGCGCGCGAACGAGGTCGACATCCTGATCTCGGACGTGAACATGCCGGGGCTGGACGGCCTCCAGTTGGTCGAGGCCGCTCTGCGCGACAAGCGTGTCCGGCAGGGCGTGGTTGTGCTGACGAACCGCTGGGACCACGGAGAAATTCGGGATCGCCTGGCGAACTGGGGTGTTCAAGTGATGCCCAAGCCATTCAGCCCGGCGCGGCTGGCGGAACTGGTGACGAAGCTGCTGGCGGGTGAGGCGCAGACGGCGGCGCCGGCCTGAAGACGATGTGCGGGGGCGCGAGTGGTGTGATGGAAAGCGTGCAAACCGGATTGGATACGCAGCTCTTGCAGGACCTCCTGACGGGTCTGTCGGCCCCGGTGCCGGAAGCGACGGTTTCGGTGGGCCTGGTGGGCTGCGCGGCGCACGCGCCGCAACCGCCGGCACATTGTCGGCGTGCGTGCCTGGGGCCGGGTCCGGAGGCCGCGCTCGAGCGCGGCTGTGCTTACCTGCGCTCCGCAGCACAGGGGGCGCCCGACACGGCGCTGTTGCTGGGCGGCTGCTGCCAGAAGGGTTATCGCATCGCGGCGCAGCCCACGCTGCTGGGTGACCGGCCAGCCGTGCTGTTGACGGTCGAAGGGCGGCCGGTCGAGTCCCCGACGTTGACAGCGCCGGACCTCGAGGCGCACGCGAGCGCCGCTGAGCGGTTGGTGCAGCGGATCGGGCAACTGGCCGCGGAGAATGCGGGCTTCGCGAACGAGGTTTTGCAGAACTACGAGCAGCTCAACCTGATCTTCGACTTTACGCAGCAGATTGCGCATGTGACGGAAGTGCCCGCGCTGGAGCGGCTGCTCACCCAGCGCATCACGGAGCTGTTGCATGCGGAGCACGTCTGCATCGAGTGCTCCGACGGGACCTGGCGCGGCTCGGCCGGTACGGCCGCCACGCCGCCGAAGTCGCTCCCGGTTGCAGAGTTGCTGGCGTGGACGGCCCAGGTGCGGGCGCAACGGCGGGTGGAGGTCCGTGAGTTTCCGCGCTGGCATGTGATTGTGGGGCCGCTGGTGCGCAGCGACGAGCGCGTCGAGGCGGTCTGTGCGTTTCGCGCATCGAACGCGGCGCCATTCAACGCCGGCGAGATGATGCTCTTCGAGTCGGTCCTGAGCTTCGGCGGGCAGATCGTAAGCAACACGGAACTGCATGCGCGGTTGCGCAGGATGTCGCTCGAGGTCGTGCGGGCGATGGTCGCGGCGATCGACAAGAAGGACCGCTACACGAGTGGGCACTCGGAGCGGCTGGGATTCCTGGCGCGACTGACGGCGTGCGAGTTGGGACTTTCGCCTGCGGAGCAGCAGAACGCGGAGTGGGCGGGCCTGCTGCACGACGTAGGCAAGATCGGCGTACCGGAGGAAGTGCTCTGCAAACCGGGGAAGCTGACACCGGAGGAATTCGAGGCGATCAAGCTGCATCCGGGCATGGGCTACGAGATTTTGAAGCCCATCGAGAGCTTCGAGGCCGTGCTCGAGGGGGTGCTCTACCACCACGAATACCCCGACGGCAGCGGCTACCCGTGCGGTCTGCGGGGCGACGCGATCCCCATGATTGCACGCATCATCCATGTCGTGGACACGTTCGACGCACTGACCTCGACGCGCTCGTACCGCCGTGCGTTCTCTTTCGAGAAGGCCCTCGAGATCATGCGGGCCGACTACGGAATACGAATCGACGCACGCGTCGCGGAGGCCTTCGTGACCGCGTTCCAGCGCTATATCCGCACCAATCCCGCGGATTACGCCGCTCGATTCCCCTGCAGCCCGGAGTACCAGCATGACCATGCTTGACCCCGTGGGGATCATGGCAACGAGCCCGGTGCTGGCGACCGCAGGGAGCGTGCATCCGCTCCTGTGGGCGGCTCTGCTGATCTGCGCCGTACTCGTGGCAACTGTCAGTGTGCTGCGGTTGCAGCGCTGGCAGAATGGCGCCGTGAGTGAGCCGCTTCCGTCCGTGCGGCCGGCGGCGTTGCAGACTGAAGCACCCGCACTCATCCCCGCAACCGGACCGGAACCGGCTCGGGGAGTGAATGCGGTCTGTAGTGCGCTGGCACACTGGCTGACCGAAGAGCGTCCCGCGGGCGATGTGTGGGCGGCATTCGACCAGATCGTGCGCGAGGCGTTGGGAGCGCACTGTGAGGCGGTGCGGGTCCGGTGCTTCCGGATCGATCCCGGCGCGGGCAGACTGCACCCGATCACGCAGGCCGGGCGCCTGGCGAATCCCGAGGGCGTGCCCATCGCAGAGGGTCTGTTGGGTCACGTCGCGAGCACCGGGCGTGAGTTCGTGGCCGGGGCCCGCGATCTGGGTCCGGCGCTCGAGCGGCTGGCTTTGGGCGAACCGGAGCCGTGGGCGTGGGTGTGGCCCGTCAGGGTGGACGGCTTGACGGTGGGGCTGGTTGCGATCGGGACCGCGAGTCGCGCGTTGCTGGCGGAGGCGGAACTGCGCCGTGGGCTTGGGGCGGTGCTGTCGCTGGCGTGGGAACAGGTGGTGTGTAGAGAGCGTCTGGAGCGCGCGGAGCGCACAGACCGCATGACGGGGGTGCTGACGCGGACGAATTTCTTCGAGCTGGCAGCACCTGCCCTGGCGGAGTCGTATGCGAACCACGAACCGGTGGTCGTAGTGGTGCTGGCGCTGGAGGGCCTGCGGCGGCTCGACGATGGCCAATGCTGGCGGGCGCGTGATGTCGTGCTGGAACGTACCGGACAGGCCCTGGGGAGCCGTGTGCGAAGTGACGATCTGGTGGGACGCTTCGCGGATGACCGCTTCGTGGCACTCCTGCGGCGGCTCGACACGGCCCTGGGCAAGCTGATCGGTGAGAAACTGCTTGGTGCCGTCACGGCCGCGGCGGCGTCGGTGAAGGAAGCCGGCGCACAAGTACAGGTGCGGCTGGGGATCGCCGGCAGTGGCTTGGGGCAGCCGGACCTCGACACGCTCCTGGCCGA from Phycisphaerales bacterium encodes:
- a CDS encoding response regulator; its protein translation is MSKILVAEDDPHILRLMSMWLCRQGHAVVEARNGMQALELLRANEVDILISDVNMPGLDGLQLVEAALRDKRVRQGVVVLTNRWDHGEIRDRLANWGVQVMPKPFSPARLAELVTKLLAGEAQTAAPA
- a CDS encoding GGDEF domain-containing protein, producing the protein MTMLDPVGIMATSPVLATAGSVHPLLWAALLICAVLVATVSVLRLQRWQNGAVSEPLPSVRPAALQTEAPALIPATGPEPARGVNAVCSALAHWLTEERPAGDVWAAFDQIVREALGAHCEAVRVRCFRIDPGAGRLHPITQAGRLANPEGVPIAEGLLGHVASTGREFVAGARDLGPALERLALGEPEPWAWVWPVRVDGLTVGLVAIGTASRALLAEAELRRGLGAVLSLAWEQVVCRERLERAERTDRMTGVLTRTNFFELAAPALAESYANHEPVVVVVLALEGLRRLDDGQCWRARDVVLERTGQALGSRVRSDDLVGRFADDRFVALLRRLDTALGKLIGEKLLGAVTAAAASVKEAGAQVQVRLGIAGSGLGQPDLDTLLAEAFTSVEWARTHHAAVGEVRMEGSRP
- a CDS encoding HD-GYP domain-containing protein, whose product is MESVQTGLDTQLLQDLLTGLSAPVPEATVSVGLVGCAAHAPQPPAHCRRACLGPGPEAALERGCAYLRSAAQGAPDTALLLGGCCQKGYRIAAQPTLLGDRPAVLLTVEGRPVESPTLTAPDLEAHASAAERLVQRIGQLAAENAGFANEVLQNYEQLNLIFDFTQQIAHVTEVPALERLLTQRITELLHAEHVCIECSDGTWRGSAGTAATPPKSLPVAELLAWTAQVRAQRRVEVREFPRWHVIVGPLVRSDERVEAVCAFRASNAAPFNAGEMMLFESVLSFGGQIVSNTELHARLRRMSLEVVRAMVAAIDKKDRYTSGHSERLGFLARLTACELGLSPAEQQNAEWAGLLHDVGKIGVPEEVLCKPGKLTPEEFEAIKLHPGMGYEILKPIESFEAVLEGVLYHHEYPDGSGYPCGLRGDAIPMIARIIHVVDTFDALTSTRSYRRAFSFEKALEIMRADYGIRIDARVAEAFVTAFQRYIRTNPADYAARFPCSPEYQHDHA